The Flavobacterium psychrophilum genome includes a region encoding these proteins:
- a CDS encoding elongation factor 4, which produces MKHIRNFCIIAHIDHGKSTLADRLLDATQTVTKRESQAQLLDNMDLERERGITIKSHAIQMEYTYKGEEYILNLIDTPGHVDFSYEVSRSIAACEGALLIVDAAQSIQAQTISNLYLALENDLEIIPVLNKIDLPSANPEEVSDDIVDLLGCKLEDIIPASGKTGLGVEEILAAIIERIPAPKGNPDEPLQALIFDSVYNPFRGIEVIFRVINGSITKGQKIKFMATGNEYFADEIGTLKLNQVPKQVVSAGDVGYLISGIKEAKEVKVGDTLTDAKNPTQNMVSGFEDVKPMVFAGIYPVDTEDYEELRNSMEKLQLNDASLVFAAESSAALGFGFRCGFLGMLHMEIIQERLEREFDMTVITTVPNVSYHAYTKKEPEKALIVNNPSDLPEPSKLSHVEEPYIKATIITKADFVGNVMSLCIEKRGLITNQTYLTTERVELNFDMPLAEIVFDFYDRLKTVSKGYASFDYSPIGMRTSKLVRLDVLLNAQPVDALSALIHEDNAYNIGKKMCEKLKELIPRQQFDIPIQAAIGVKVISRETVKALRKDVTAKCYGGDISRKRKLLEKQKKGKKRMRQVGNVEIPQEAFMAVLKLND; this is translated from the coding sequence ATGAAGCATATTAGGAATTTTTGCATTATTGCCCACATTGACCACGGTAAGAGTACCCTGGCCGACCGCCTGCTTGATGCTACCCAAACGGTAACAAAACGTGAATCTCAGGCACAGCTGCTTGACAACATGGACCTTGAACGCGAAAGAGGTATTACCATTAAGAGTCACGCCATACAAATGGAGTACACTTACAAAGGAGAGGAATACATCCTTAACCTGATTGACACTCCCGGACACGTAGATTTCTCGTATGAGGTATCACGTTCTATTGCTGCCTGCGAAGGTGCACTACTTATTGTAGATGCTGCACAGAGCATACAGGCGCAAACCATAAGCAACCTTTACCTTGCCTTAGAAAACGACCTGGAAATTATTCCGGTACTTAATAAAATTGACCTTCCGAGTGCAAACCCTGAAGAGGTAAGCGACGATATCGTTGACCTTTTAGGCTGTAAGCTGGAAGACATTATTCCTGCATCGGGTAAAACCGGCCTTGGGGTAGAAGAAATTCTTGCTGCTATTATTGAGCGTATCCCGGCACCGAAAGGTAATCCCGATGAGCCATTACAGGCACTTATATTTGACTCTGTTTACAACCCGTTCCGTGGAATTGAGGTTATATTCAGGGTTATTAACGGATCTATCACCAAAGGCCAGAAAATTAAATTCATGGCTACAGGCAATGAATATTTTGCCGACGAGATTGGTACGCTAAAACTAAACCAGGTTCCGAAACAGGTTGTTAGCGCAGGAGATGTTGGTTACCTTATATCGGGTATTAAAGAAGCTAAAGAGGTTAAAGTAGGTGATACACTTACCGATGCTAAAAACCCAACACAAAATATGGTTAGCGGCTTTGAAGACGTTAAACCAATGGTATTTGCCGGTATTTACCCGGTAGACACCGAAGATTACGAAGAGCTTCGTAACTCTATGGAGAAACTTCAGCTTAACGATGCTTCGCTCGTATTTGCGGCGGAGAGTTCGGCAGCACTTGGTTTTGGTTTCCGATGCGGATTCTTAGGAATGCTTCACATGGAAATTATCCAGGAGCGTTTAGAGCGTGAGTTTGACATGACCGTTATTACTACGGTTCCCAACGTATCGTACCATGCGTACACTAAAAAAGAACCGGAAAAAGCTCTTATAGTAAATAACCCGAGCGACCTGCCTGAGCCATCTAAGCTAAGCCATGTAGAGGAGCCTTACATTAAAGCAACCATTATTACCAAAGCCGACTTTGTGGGTAACGTAATGAGCCTTTGTATTGAAAAACGAGGATTGATTACTAATCAGACGTATCTGACTACAGAGCGTGTTGAGCTTAACTTTGATATGCCACTTGCCGAGATCGTATTCGATTTCTACGACAGGCTAAAAACGGTATCTAAAGGTTATGCTTCGTTTGACTACTCTCCTATCGGGATGCGTACATCTAAACTTGTGCGTCTTGACGTACTGTTAAATGCACAGCCAGTAGATGCACTGTCTGCACTTATTCACGAAGATAACGCGTACAACATTGGTAAAAAAATGTGCGAAAAGCTAAAAGAGCTTATACCACGCCAGCAGTTTGATATTCCGATTCAGGCGGCTATTGGAGTGAAAGTAATTTCGCGTGAAACCGTTAAGGCACTTCGTAAAGACGTTACCGCAAAATGTTACGGTGGAGATATTTCCCGTAAACGTAAACTTCTTGAAAAACAGAAGAAAGGTAAAAAACGTATGCGCCAGGTGGGTAACGTAGAAATTCCGCAGGAAGCGTTTATGGCTGTACTTAAATTAAATGATTAA